DNA sequence from the Cohnella herbarum genome:
ACACAACCATCTACGATTACAATCCGGATGGCACGTTGAAGTCCGTCACCTATGCAGATGGAGGCGCGATTTCGTTCGGCTACGACAAACTCGGCCGCAAAACCGTGGAAACAGATCAACGCGGCAGTACGACAACTTATGCTTACAACGATTTAGGCAAACAAAGAACGGTTACCGATCCTTATGGAAATAAGCTGGAATTTAAAACCGACCTGGCGGGGAACCTGATTTCCCAAAAGGACAAGCGCGGCAGCGTCACGTTGTTCAAATATGATGCCAATAACCGGATCATCGAAAAGCGGGCGCCGCTTGAATTCGATGCCGGCGGTAACGTTGTATACGCTATAGAAACTACCGTCTACGACAAGGTTGGCAACGTGATTAAGCAAACGATGACGAATTCCAAGGATAAGTCTTTTATCCGTGAAACCCGTTATACGTATGCCGACAACAACCTTGTATTAACCGTATCCGACAACGGCGGCGCCTATACGAAATACACCTACGACAAGAACGGCAACGTTATTAAGAAGGAAACGCTGCGGGATAAAGATCGGTACGACGTGGAGGAGTTTTCGTACGACAATCAGGATCGGATGATTGAAGACATTCGCTTGGCGAATGATCGGGATATTGCAGACGCTGCAAGTCTGGCTAATATCGCCGATTTGCGCGATCCGGCGTATCTGGGACAAGTTCGTCTAATTACTAGTTACGAGTACGATCTTCTGGGTAACAAAATCAAACAAATCGATCCGCGTGCTTACGCATTCTCCGCGGATGATACGGGCAATCGTGGTATGTATGCCGTCACATACACGTACGATGCCTTAAACCGCGTGGATAAAATCATCCGTAAACAGGACGGCCAAGACGTGTACACGCAATACACCTACGACAAGGTTGGCAATAAGACCGTCATTCGCAACGAACGAGGCTTTGTCACAACTTACGCTTATGACGGCATGAATCGTCTGGTCACAGTTACCGATTCGCTGAACCAATCGGTGACTACTCAGTATGATACTGCCGGCAACCGGATCGTGGTGATGAACGCCAAAGGCGATACGATGAGCTTCGCGTACGACAAATTGAACCGGCTGATCAACACGACCGACGCGTACGGCACGATCATCAACGAAAATGTGTATGACGCGAATGGCAATGTGATCAAAAAGATTGACGCTAAAGGTTTCTTGTCCTCCTCCAACAATGCGGCCCGTTACGGATGGCTTTATACGTACGATCTGGCGAACCGGCTGATCCAAACCGTCGATCCTGAGCTAGCGGCGAAGAACAATCCGGCTTTGTTTAAGGCTATGTATCGCTATAATGCGGCGGGGGAGCAAACGGAAGAAACCGATGCGCTCGGCAATAAAACGGCATTTGTGTACGATGAAGCAGGTCGTCTTGTTCAGGTGACCGATCCGCTCGGTATTGTGATCAGATACGGTTACGACAATGCCGGCAACAAGCTTTATATGACCGATGGCCGCGGCAAAACGACTCAATACGCCTACGGCACATTTGGTTTGCTGACACAGGTCACTAATGCAGACCATAAAACGATTCAGTACAGCTACGATCTCGGCTTGAACCTCGCTGTCATGATCGATCGCAACGGCAACCATACGCGTTACACCTATGACAACAGAGGCTTGCTGTTGACCAAGACCGTCGACGAGACAAGCGATCGGATCAGCTATACGTATGATGAGAAAGGCAACCGCGCTTCGATGACCGACGCTAGCGGGACCAGCAGTTATTCTTTCGATAGCAACGATAAACTGCTGCAAGTGGTCAAGGACGATAAAGTCCAATTGATTTATACCTACGATGCTATTGGCAATATCTCGACAGTCACGGATCACACCGGGTTTGCCACAACCTACACCTACGATAAATCGAGCCGGATGAGCACCGTCGTATTTGACGGGAAAACCGTCACATACGCCTATGATCCGAACGGCAACCGCACTTCGATTTCCTATGAAGGCGGCGTGACGGAAAGCTATACGTATGACAAGAATAACCAGCTATTAACCTTAATCAACCAAGCGCCGGGTGGCAACGTCATTTCCCAATACAGCTATACCTACGACAACGTCGGAAAACAAAGCTCGAAGACCGACGGTCTGGGAACGTCGAATTACCTCTACGATGCCGCAGGTCGTATACTGGAAGTAGAAGCGCCGGGCAAAACTACGATTTACGCCTATGACGGCGCAGGCAACCGTCAGACGCTGAATGAAACCTATGCGTCCGATCAGTTGAGCGGATATGTTGATCCGAATACGAAACAGGCACTGCCATACAGGCTCATGAAGAGTCAGTATGTCTATTCCAACACGAATGAATTGTTGAAGCTCGTCGAGACGATGTACGATGACAACAACAAAGAATTGCTCAAGAAGACAACCGATTACCTGTACGACAATAACGGCAATCAACTACGGACAAAAGTCAGCTTTGTTCTGCCATATAACAGCGGTAAGCGGCAAGGGACCGACGGAACCCTGTTCGGCGATGACGTTACTGGTGATATCAGCGCCTTGATCGAAAGCGTCAGCAACACCTTTGACGGTTTTAATCGCCTGGTGAAGACGGAGAAGGTCAAAGGCGGAAACCGCTCGACGGTCACTTTCGTCTATGACGGTAACGATTTGCGCACGCAAAAAGTATCCCGCAGCTCCACGGACGGTTATACAGCCAAAGTGACCAACTATGTCTACGACCGTCAGCATGTCATATTGGAGACGGATGCTACGGGTGATACTGCAGTTCGTTATGTACACGGGATCAACTACATTGCCCGGATCGACGCTTCCAGCAAGCTGTCCTACTATTTGTTCAACGGTCACGGCGATGTTGTGCAGACGGTAAGCGAAACCGGAACGGTCGAAAACCAGTATGACTATGACATTTTCGGCAACCCGACCTTGACGATCGAGAAGTACGAAGCTTCTATCCGCTATGCGGGAGAATTCTTCGACGCCGAAGTGGGGCTATACTATCTTCGCGCGCGGTATTATGATCCTTATATCGGGCGGTTTATATCGGAGGATACGTATAAGGGGAAAATCAATGATCCGCTGTCGTTAAACAGGTATACGTATGCGAATAATGATCCGATCATGTATGTGGATCCGACGGGACATGCTGCTACAAAAAATAATGCAACCGTGCTTTTGAAGGATGTTATTAAGGATGGATACGGCGGTTCTTTATATTGGGATAATAAGAATAAAACTGCAACTGTTAATATTAACGGTCAGAAGGTTACAATAAAAGCAGATGGCAAAGATGCTGCAATGGTAAATGGAAGGGTTGTTATCAAGCCCGACACGTTGGATCGGTTGTATAATACTGCAAGCGGGAAATCTACAAACCCTGTAAAAACAACAATTGATACCTCCGCGAATGCTAAGGTAATAACGTCACAAAGGACAGTGGAGATACCAACGGGACAAAAGTATATAACAACCAATACGTTAAAGAACGAGTATAAGCCTACTCAAGAATTTTTGAAAATTATTAATCAAGTGAGTAAAACAAATGAAATATCGAATGACCAAATTATATCGCTAGTTAACATTACCAAATTTGAGTGCCAAGGTTTAGACTGTGGTAAACAATCGGTGTCCAATTCGCTTCCATCCGTTGCTTCTGGCAGTAGCAATCCGTTTGCAGTAATTCAGAAAATCGAGCAATTAAAGGCAAGAATTTCAAGCGGAGCAATGAGTTTTGTCGAAGGTGGAGTGAACAGTGTAATCGAAACGGGAGAAGGATTGTATGATATAGGAAAGAATATGGTTACTGGAAACCACAAAGAGCTCCCATCCTTTATTACACATGACTCCGAAAAGGCAAGACAAGAAGCAGAAATTCTAATTGCAGAGTTCAATGCCAAGGTGATAAATGGAGATTCCGACTCCATCCTGGAGTACGCTGGAGGTCTTTTATTACCTGCTCTTGTGACTAGGGGGATTGGTAAAGCGATTCCTAAAGGTCCTAAAAATGCTATAAATAATAAGGTGCCTATTAAGGGGACGGGTAAAGTTATAGACCCTAAAGTTGTAGATAAAATCTTAGCAACTGATAAGGGATTAAGACCGAACCCATCAACTTATTTATCAAAAGAGTACATTGATAGTCACTTAGCTATGTTTGAAGGTGGTGTAACAAAAATTCAGTGGGGTGCACCTACAAGACCTTTAGGACCACCAACAGGTACATTTATAATGCCAAAATCTGTTGCAGACGACTTAATTGCTAAATCCGGAGGAGATGTGTCTAAATTGGAAGAATTGCTAAGTCTTGATCCGGGAACTCTTGGAAGTTCACCTGTTCGTGTAGATATACCAAAGCCGACAGGTTTAAGAATGCCTGATGGTAATGAGGTAGGAGCAAATTCCCAATGGATTCCCGGAGGTTATACCAGCGGTGGGATCATTGAAGCAACAATAGATCAAGTACCTTTAGACAAACTAATCGTTACTAAAATATTAAAGTAAAGGAGCGTTATTATGAGTGTCATATTTTCTGATTATGGGATAGAAATAAGTATGGAGGATGGACGATATTTTTTAAACTATGATGAAGGAGAGTTAGTCCCTCAATTCCGTACTATTGAAATAACTCTTGATGAGGCTGAAAAGGCAAAACTAAGCCCTAACGATGCATATGAAGTTATAATTACATTCCAAAACAAGGAACGTAGAGTAAAGATGAACAAAGAATGACTAGTGAGTTAAGCCTTGATCGATTGGAGGTTGTGGGGTTACCCAGTGTCGAAAGAACTAATCATAAACACTTATTACCCATGTAATATCCGTATAAAGGTTCCTCTAATTCGTTTGTACGCACATCAAAAGAATGCTATTCCGTTGCACTAACAGGTCGATTATAGTTAGACAACACCATGGTTGACCTGTTTTTTGTTATCTTCGTTTTTTTGCGGTTTTTTTCAAATTCATTCGCAACTGTAGAATGCCCCTCTAGCTATAGTGAGGGAAAAGAAGATAGAATCACCTTTCAAGATGGATAGCACGACAACTATAGTAAGAATCTACTGAAGAAATTTAACCTCCTAGCTGAGACTCTTGAGTTTTGGGTAAAGGAAATACCAGAAATATGTTACGTAACTCCATTAACCTTGATTGGCTTTGTGCCTTTCAAGGTTTCTTTTTTTAGTTGTGGGCTACCCAGTGCTAAATGTATCAATCATGCAAATTCTAAAATTTCTTCAAGGAATCAGCAAAGCGGACATAGATTGGGCATAAGCCCGAACGAGAAAATCGTTCGGATGATTAACGTTATTGCCCGTCATATCCTGGAACCTCTTGCCGCCAAGTAGCGTCTGATGGAGTCCGGTCATGTCCATCAGGACGGTTCCAGAGGCGACGAGCTGTTGCAATATCGCTTTGTAGTCGGCCTGATTGCCTGCATAGGCCGTCTCCGGGTTCGCGAGCGTAGGCGCGACGAGAATAAATTCGGCATTGGCGTTCGTCGCGCGTACGTCGTCGATGATGGCTTGGACATTGTTTTTGAAGGCGGCGGGAGCAACGCCGCCCGTTCCATCATTCATGCCGAACGCGATAATGACGAGGTCGGGATGATTCGCCGAGACAAGAGCATGGACGTTGGATGCTCCCCAAGCTGAAGTTTGGCCAGAGACGGACGGATTGCGGAACGTCAGGTTAGAGCCATAATTGGCTTGCAGCTTCACCATCGCGAGCGTACCCCAGTTTGGCAGGCCGGGAGCGGCGCCTTCCACCCCGCTGGCGGAATGGCCTACCGAGATGCTGTCGCCGTAAAGCGTCAAGCCAAGAGGCTGTCCCGCGGTCAACTTCGCGATTGTCCGGGGCAGATTGCCTCCTTGATAGGCGGGGAAGGATCCTGGCCATACGTTCGGATTGTGCGGATAACTAACGGCAAGTTGCCGGTCGTGGAAAAATTCACCTTCGCAGCCTAGTACGTTACCGCCGCCTACCTTGGGAACGGTAAAACAACCGGACGGCGGCGTGGCAGGATAAAAGCTAGAGCTGTCCATATAAGTTGCCGACGTTACGGACGTCAATTTGATTTTGTTACTAACGGCGTCGTAAGTCCAATCGGTCCCTTGTGCATAAGCTGTGCCAAGCTGGGCGTTCCTCACGGTAATCGTACCGGTCGGATGGAAGAGAAGGGGGGCTTCCGCGTCCAGCCCGTCGGACGAGATCATCTGAACCGATTCGTTGGACATCGAAGTTCCCGACCAATACGGCGACATCATCTCGTCGAAACTAAAGGAAGGCGCGAGACTGATCGTCGGGTTCCAATATGTTTTATCGTTGGAAGGCTCGCCGTTCGCGTCGATCTTGAAATAGAGGGTATCGCCCGCCGTTACCGTTTCCGTAAAGTCATGAGATGTCCCCGTCAAGGTCGTTACCGACGTATCGCCCCATATCTTGGCACCGTTCTTCCAAATGCTCGCGATAACGCCGTTGCCGGAGGCCGAGTCGTACTTACGGACTGACCCGGTAATTCGCACGGTACCGGATGAAGGCGCAATCCATTTCCGCTGCGATTGGATCCCGATTGCCGGGTGCTGCCAGTCGCTGCCGATCAATAGGTTGGTTACGGAACCGGACCATACCCCAGATGCGCCGTTCCAGGTCATATTCGTTTCCTCGCTCCCGTTGTTCTCGACATAGCGCCAGCCGTACATGCCTTGCTGCGGGCCGAAGTCCGCGTCGGCCGTGAAAGAGGTCTGTTTAATTTCTTCGATGACCGGGTTCCACGTCGTCTTGTCGTAGGAGGAGTCGCCGTTGGGATCCAAGACGAACGCGATGGTGTCCCCTGTATTGACGCTTACCTGCATGTCGTGCCGTACGCCGGCCGTTGTCGTGACCGCCTGGGCCCAGATTTGGGTGCCGTTCTTCCAGATGCTCGTGATGACTCCATTTCCGAGAGCGGAATCGGACTTCTTGGGATTGCCCGTAATCCGGATATTTTCCGAGGCGGGTGCCGTCCAGATACGCTCGGTCGCATAGCCGGTTGCGGGATGCATCCAGTCTTCGCCGACGAGCAGGAACGTCTCGCTTCCCTGCCAGGTTTGATTCGCATTGTTCCATGCGAGGTCGCTGATCGTCGATCCGTTGAACTGCCTGTAGGTCCAGCCGTTTTTCCCCTGCGTGCCGCTGAAGCCCGTGGAGGCGTAATTCAGGATATTGCCGTTCGGAAGCTTTACGGTATTGTTCGAGAGCGAATAGCTGCCCGTAGGCCAGTATTCGTTGAATTGGGGAGTGCGCTCGACGATCATGTTGAGCGATTGCGCACGGCTAGTCTTGATGATCGTGTTGCCCGAC
Encoded proteins:
- a CDS encoding SGNH/GDSL hydrolase family protein, whose product is MNSRFWRRAICFALVLLLTSPRLADLPTAYASSQTYYVSYSSGNDSNDGLSASTPWKTLGKVSSRTFGAGDSILLKKGDAWTGETLYLNGNGTSSNWISLSSYGTGTAKPIITPYTSVAAIPAANPTDLAANGLLYAIYLHNAAGWKISGLEIGYAKSGIVYVNDTNGSRDGLWIEDCYIHDIVKWPMNPFPSADNRLSSLQIMSYSVGIYTHLDESSPSNQRLKNVTVKNVTIERTDGPLEIRKADNVSIEGIHANESYREGIQLTGINVGYAGTPVGLLKDSVILNSGISGMAWGTAGLQFNAVENFVADNVEVGYTQSPNGIDYEGLNKNVTVQNSYIHDNADEAVMVYRNPQWSGGVENVNTSLINNVFQNNGINNDGNPHAAFLVQQYNYTNGGTVSGNTIIKTSRAQSLNMIVERTPQFNEYWPTGSYSLSNNTVKLPNGNILNYASTGFSGTQGKNGWTYRQFNGSTISDLAWNNANQTWQGSETFLLVGEDWMHPATGYATERIWTAPASENIRITGNPKKSDSALGNGVITSIWKNGTQIWAQAVTTTAGVRHDMQVSVNTGDTIAFVLDPNGDSSYDKTTWNPVIEEIKQTSFTADADFGPQQGMYGWRYVENNGSEETNMTWNGASGVWSGSVTNLLIGSDWQHPAIGIQSQRKWIAPSSGTVRITGSVRKYDSASGNGVIASIWKNGAKIWGDTSVTTLTGTSHDFTETVTAGDTLYFKIDANGEPSNDKTYWNPTISLAPSFSFDEMMSPYWSGTSMSNESVQMISSDGLDAEAPLLFHPTGTITVRNAQLGTAYAQGTDWTYDAVSNKIKLTSVTSATYMDSSSFYPATPPSGCFTVPKVGGGNVLGCEGEFFHDRQLAVSYPHNPNVWPGSFPAYQGGNLPRTIAKLTAGQPLGLTLYGDSISVGHSASGVEGAAPGLPNWGTLAMVKLQANYGSNLTFRNPSVSGQTSAWGASNVHALVSANHPDLVIIAFGMNDGTGGVAPAAFKNNVQAIIDDVRATNANAEFILVAPTLANPETAYAGNQADYKAILQQLVASGTVLMDMTGLHQTLLGGKRFQDMTGNNVNHPNDFLVRAYAQSMSALLIP